From the genome of Malus sylvestris chromosome 6, drMalSylv7.2, whole genome shotgun sequence, one region includes:
- the LOC126624943 gene encoding transcription factor EGL1-like, whose product MAVSENLRKQLALSVRSIQWSYGIFWSISARQPGVLEWGDGYYNGDIKTRKTVQAVELDADQMGLQRSEQLRELYDSLSAGEASPQARRPSASLSPEDLADTEWYYLVCMSFVFNIGQGLPGRTLANGKPTWLCNAHYVDSKVFSRSLLAKSASIQTVVCFPFLGGVIELGVTELVLEDPSLIQHVKTSFLEAPYPIIASKRTNPSAGSTRNDNDLACAMLDDGIVDTKLIPVVECQEMDVTSPDDNSNGLGPNQPADDSFMVEGMNGGASQVQSWQFMDDELSNFVHHSMDSSDCISQTLVYPEKVLSGPKTEQANDHCPHEHKECNSTKKTSLDPQGNDLQYKSVLSALLKSSHQLVLGPHFQNSHQESSFTSWKRGGFVKCLTQRGGTPQKLLKKILLEVPQMHVDCVLEPPEDTSNVNGVCRPEADDIDTNHALSDERRRRERLNERFCILKSMVPSVSKEDEVSILDDAIEHLKDLEKRVEELESFWEPTNSYSKMKRKLQDTVERTSDNCCNPKISNGKKPIVYKRKVSNVDETEPEINHIVSKNISSDNITVNMNNKDVLIEMKFPWREGVLLEIMDATSRLHLDAHSVQSSTADGILSLTIKSRFKGTSIASAGTIKQALHRIARS is encoded by the exons ATGGCGGTGTCTGAGAACCTGAGAAAACAGCTTGCTCTTTCTGTGAGAAGTATCCAGTGGAGCTATGGAATTTTCTGGTCCATTTCAGCCAGACAACCAGG GGTGTTAGAGTGGGGTGATGGGTACTACAATGGAGATATAAAGACCAGAAAAACAGTTCAAGCCGTAGAGCTTGATGCTGACCAAATGGGTTTGCAAAGGAGTGAGCAACTGAGAGAACTTTATGATTCCCTCTCAGCGGGCGAAGCAAGTCCGCAGGCTAGAAGGCCTTCTGCATCATTATCACCCGAAGATCTGGCTGATACTGAGTGGTATTACCTAGTTTGTATGTCGTTCGTCTTCAACATTGGCCAAGG GTTGCCAGGAAGAACATTAGCAAATGGCAAACCTACCTGGCTATGCAATGCTCACTACGTGGATAGTAAAGTGTTTTCTCGTTCACTACTAGCAAAG AGCGCATCCATTCAG ACTGTTGTATGCTTTCCATTTTTGGGAGGAGTGATCGAGCTCGGTGTGACTGAACTG GTTCTAGAGGACCCTAGTCTCATTCAGCATGTTAAAACATCTTTCTTGGAGGCTCCATATCCCATAATCGCTTCCAAGAGAACCAATCCTAGTGCAGGAAGCACAAGAAACGACAATGATCTTGCTTGTGCCATGCTTGATGATGGTATAGTCGACACCAAATTAATTCCTGTTGTAGAGTGTCAAGAAATGGATGTGACTTCACCTGATGACAATTCAAATGGTTTGGGTCCTAATCAACCGGCTGATGATTCATTCATGGTGGAAGGGATGAACGGAGGAGCTTCCCAAGTGCAAAGCTGGCAATTTATGGACGATGAGTTAAGTAATTTTGTGCACCATTCCATGGATTCCAGTGATTGTATATCTCAGACTTTGGTGTATCCGGAAAAGGTTCTCTCTGGTCCTAAGACTGAACAGGCAAATGATCACTGCCCGCATGAACATAAAGAGTGCAATAGCACTAAAAAGACCTCTTTGGATCCTCAAGGCAATGACTTGCAGTATAAAAGTGTTCTTTCTGCTCTTTTGAAGAGCTCACACCAATTGGTTTTGGGGCCACACTTCCAGAATTCTCATCAGGAATCCAGCTTTACCAGTTGGAAGAGAGGAGGGTTTGTAAAATGCCTGACACAAAGAGGTGGAACCCCGCAAAAATTATTGAAGAAGATTTTGCTTGAAGTTCCTCAGATGCATGTTGACTGTGTGCTTGAGCCCCCAGAAGATACCAGCAATGTAAATGGAGTTTGTAGACCAGAGGCTGATGATATTGATACAAATCATGCATTATCTGATGAGAGGAGGCGGAGGGAAAGACTGAATGAAAGATTTTGCATTTTGAAATCAATGGTTCCCTCGGTTAGCAAG GAGGACGAGGTATCCATTTTAGATGATGCAATAGAGCATTTGAAAGATCTTGAGAAAAGGGTTGAAGAGTTGGAATCGTTTTGGGAGCCAACAAATTCATACTCAAAAATGAAGAGGAAACTCCAAGATACAGTTGAGAGAACATCTGACAACTGTTGCAACCCCAAAATTAGCAATGGGAAGAAGCCTATAGTTTACAAGAGGAAGGTCAGCAACGTTGATGAAACAGAACCAGAAATCAATCACATTGTATCGAAGAACATTTCAAGTGATAATATAACAGTTAATATGAACAACAAAGATGTTCTAATAGAGATGAAGTTTCCTTGGAGGGAGGGAGTGTTGCTAGAGATCATGGATGCCACAAGCCGGCTTCATTTAGATGCTCACTCGGTTCAATCATCCACCGCGGATGGAATTCTTTCCCTGACCATTAAATCCAGG TTCAAGGGGACGAGTATTGCATCAGCAGGGACAATCAAGCAAGCACTTCATAGAATTGCCAGAAGCTGA